From the Edaphobacter bradus genome, the window GCAGGACGCCCCCATCTTCGAGCTCAAGGGAGCCATCGAATCGCTCCTCTCTCTCTTCGATCTCCCAGCAGAAAATGACCCGCCATCTCTCGCTACGGGAGAAGATGTGTCATCCCAACCGGAGGCAGCGTCTACCGCTGCCGTAGCGGTGGGGTCCGCTGTTTCCTTCACCTCCGAGGCCCCTGCCTGGCTCGAGCCCGGCCGCTCCGCCACGGCGCTCCTCAACAGCAAACCCATCGCATGGTTCGGCGAGCTCTCGCAGTCCCAGACACAGCAGCGCAAGCTCCGCCAGCCCGTCTATCTCGCGCAGATCGACCTCGCGCGCCTCTACGAGCTGCCGCTTCGCCGCGCCATCTCCCGTGAGCTCTCCCGCTTCCAGGGCGTCGAGCGCGACTTCTCCTTTGTCTTCCCGGACGCCGTGCAGTGGCACACCATCGCCGCCGCCCTCGACTCGCTCGCCTTCCCCGAGCTGCAGAGCCGCAAGCCGGTCGAGGTCTGGCGCGATCCGAAGAAGTCCCCTGGCGTTTACTCGCTGCTGCTGCGCTGCGTCTTCCAGTCCTTCGACCGCACTCTGCGCGACGAAGAGCTCACCTCCTGGTCAACCAGCATCATTGAAACCCTCACCAAGCTCGGCGGCACACTGCGAGCCTGAGGCTTTCTCTGTCTGCCACCCGTAGCGCAGCGCCGCGACCTTCGCGCTAACCTCTGCGTTCTTCGCGTTTGCCGTTGCTGTTGCTTCTGCCGTTGCAAAAAGGGGCACCCAGAAAGGTTCCCCTCGTACAAATAAATCCACGCCCATCGCATCTATACTTCTTCATAGGAGTAGCAGAAATGAGCACAGCCACCATCAGCGTCGACGAATTTCAGGCCCTCGAACAGAAGGTTCTCCGCGCAGTCGAGATCGTCAAGAAGGAACGCGAGGCCCGCGCCAAAGCCGAAGCCGAGATTGTGCAGCTTCGCGAACAGCTCGAGTTCCAGACGCTCGTAGCTACAGAGGCCCAGACCGCCGTCAACACCCTTACCAAGGAGCGCGACAACGTGCGCGGCCGCGTCGAAAAGATGCTCCAGCAGATGGACGACCTGCTCTAAAAATTCACTCTCAGGAGCCACGATGGACAACACACTGACCGCACCCCAGGCCGACACCCAGCCGCAGGAGAGCCAGTCCATCGCCGTCGAGATCTACGACCAGGTCTACCATCTCCGCGGAACCGACCCCGCCTACATCCAGCAGCTCGCGCAGATCGTCGACGCCAAGATGAGCGCCGTCTCCGCGCACGGCAACACCGTCGATTCCCTCCGCGTCGCCGTCCTCGCCGCCCTCAACATCGCCGACGAGCTCCAGAGTCTGCGCGACCGCTACGAAAGCCTCGCAGGCTCGCTCTCGATCTCGCAGGTAACCATGCGCTCCCGCGCCGGTTCCCTCGCAGGCCTCCTCGACGAGGTCCTCGAAGACCGCAAGGTCGGCTGAAAGCACTCCTACCTACCGCGATATAGACGCCGTATCCCGACCGAAGGCGGCGCCTCCGCCGCCGAAGTGGAGGGACCTGCTTTTTCCCTTTGACGCCGCAGCGCCTTCCTGTAAAAGAACTTCAGAATCAGAACATTCTGCGCTATAGGTTCCTAGGCTCCCATGAACCCTTTTGTCTCTCTGCCTGCCCGCCTCCTATCTGCAATCCTCTTTGCATCGGCCGCCGCACAGCTCCTCGCACAGCCTGCTACGCAGGACCCCGCCGTTCTCTCCGCGCTCCACGAGTCCGCCGACTTCCATCAGCGCGGCCAGCTAACCTCGGCGCTCGACAGCGCCCGCAAGGCCCTTAAGCTCGCTAAAGGGAGCTGCGCGGAGTGCCAGCGCCAGATCGTCGCTCTTCAGATCGAGATGGACCGGCCTCATGACGCCGCCGCCTCCGCTGCCGCCTGGGCCTCTCACGCCGCCACTCCCACCGAGAAGGCCGCCGCCGAGTACCTGCAGGCCCGCGCGCTCGTTCTCGAAGACCACGAGAAGCACAGTGACTCGCTCCTCCAGCGTGCCGATCAGGCCCTCAAGCAGGCCGCCGTCGATAACCCCTCTGACCCCGCCACTCATCTGCTCGAAGGCCGCGTCCTCGCCGCTCTCAAGCGCGACTCTGACGCAAAGGCGCAGTTTGCCGCCTGCCTGACAACGCCCGGAGCCACGCCGCTGCAATGCCGCCGCGCCAGCGCCTACGCCCAGAACATCGCCCTCACCACGAACGACGAGGCCCCCGAGTTCACTATCCGCCGAGCCGATGGAACCGCCGTAACTCTTGATTCGCTCGCCGGCGAGGTCGTGCTCATCGACTTCTGGGCCACATGGTGCGGCCCCTGCTCCCGCGACCTCGACTACGTCCAATCCATCGCCGAGGAGTTCCAGCACGACAACTTCGTCCTTCTCGGCATCAGCACCGACGAGAACGAGGCGAAGTGGAAGAGCCACGTCGCCGAGAACCGCATGATCGGCATCCAGGTCCGCGACGGCAACCATGCCGTCAACGATCTCTTCCACGTCAACGGAATCCCCACCTACCTCATCTTGGACGGTAACGGCATCATCCGCTTCCGCACCACCGGCGCACTCAAGGACCTCCGCACCAAGGTCCGCGAAGTGCTCAAAGAGTCCGCCCCGACTCCCTCCACAACGCAATCCGTCGTCAGGACTGCTGGAAACTAACTACTCCGCTCGCACGCTAAACTTTACGTAGCCGGCAAGCGAGCCAGCGCGAGAGGGCACCGAGTGTACATTCCCAAATTCAATGAAGAGACCCGCCTTGACGTTCTTCACGGCCTCATCGAATCGCAGCCGCTCGCGACCCTCGTCACCATGAGCGCCTCCGGCCTCTTCGCCACGCATCTCCCCATGGTGCTCGACCGCAGCACCACGCCCTACGGCACGCTGCGTTGCCACATCTCGCGCGCGAACACGCAGTGGCGCGACCTCACGCCGTCCATCGACGCGCTCGCCATCTTCTCCGGCACACAGCACTACATCACTCCCTCCTGGTATCCCGAAAAGGCTGAGCACGCCAGGGTCGTTCCCACATGGAACTACGCCACTGTCCACGCCTACGGCCCAATCACCATCATCGAAGACCCTGCGTGGCTCCTCGCACATCTCAACGCGCTCACCACGCAGCATGAAGCCAGCTTCTCCGCTCCGTGGAAGGTCGCTGACGCGCCCGCCGACTACATCGCCTCGCAGGTCAAAGGCATCGTCGGGATTGAGCTTCCCATCCGCCGAATCGAGGGGAAATGGAAGGTCAGCCAGAACAAGTCCGAGCGAACGCGCTCTGCGATCGAACGCGGACTCGAAGACCTCAACACTCCCGAGAGCCTCGCCATGCGCGACCTCGTCAACGGCAAGCGCCCGTGAATCCAGAACCAGTATCGCGAACTCCACTCCCCGTCAACTTGCAAAGCCAGTCACCGGCAGGTAGCATCCACTCAAGAGACCGGCCTGCAAAGCAGGTGACGCGATCCACGCTGGTTGAACCAACATTCATTGAACAGGGGCCTGGTTCGTACATATGGTTCGGTGTGCAGTGTCCGCCAGTCCGGAATGCCTAAAGAACCACGGCTAGGTCCCACCGTCTTAGGGCGGGTTCACCAGCGCTTCGTTGCACGGCCCAGTGGGTCGGTCCTCTTACACTAGCCGTGGCATCTCCGCTGCGCCAAACGCAACCACCTTGCATCCCACCCTCCTCCACCTCGGCCCATTCGTCCTGCCCACCTTCGGCCTGCTCGCCGCCATCGGACTCATGGCCGCCCTCACACTCAGCCTGCGCACCGCACCGCTCGCCGGCCTCAGCCCCGACCGCATCTGGAACGCCGGCCTCTTCACGTTGCTCTCCGCCTTCGTGCTCTCGCGCCTGCTCCTCGTCCTCACCAACCTGCACACCTTTCTCTCCTACCCGATCCTTCTTCTCGCCGTCCCCTCGCTCACTCCGCTCGGAATCCTCCTTACCGGCTTCGCCGCGGCTATCTACCTTCGCCTGAACGGCCTTCCCCTCCTCGCCACGCTCGACGCCTGGGCTCCTTGCGCCACGCTCGTCTGGGTCTTCCTCGCGCTCGGCCATTTCGCCGAGGGCAGCGATCCCGGCATGATCACCTCCGTCCCCTGGGCCATCCCCTCCTCCACCGGACTCACGCGGCTGCACCCCATCGCCCTCTACGCCGCAGTTCTCGCCGCGATCCTCACCTACGTTCTCTTCCGCCAACTCCCGCGCCGTCGTAACCCCGGCGACACTGCCGCGCTCGCGCTCGCCTCCACCGGCATCGTCCAGTTCCTGCTCTCCTTCCTCCGCCAGCCCGCGCTCTTTGGCACACCTCTCGGCGACATCCTCGACCCCATCCAGTGGGCCGCTCTCGGCATGGTCCTCGCCGCTGGCCTCATTCTCATCACTCAACCGCGGAGGCCTGTCTCCCATGCCGTCTAAGCACATGCTGCCCAAAGGCCAGCGCCGCCGCACCGTCAAACCCGAGTACCGCGCCACGCGCGGCATCGAGCCCCCCGCGCCTCCTGTCATCCCCACCGTCGACTTCGGCGACGACGCCGAAGCCGAAGACGCGCTCCACACCTTCACCGCCGCACCCGAGGCCGCTGGCCTCCGCCTCGACCAGTACCTCGCCCACGCCATCCCCGACATCAGCCGCTCCCGCGTCCAGCTCCTCATCGAGCACAACCAGGTCCGCGTCAACGGCACCCCGGCCAAGCCCAAGCAGAAGCTCCACGGTGGCGAGGCCATCGAGATCGAAGGCGCGCCCCACCCACCGCCGCTCCACGCCTTCCCCGAGGACATCCCCCTCACCATCCTCCACGAGGACAAGCACCTCGCCATCATCGACAAGCCCGCCGGCATGATGGTCCACGCCGGCTCCGGGGCAACCGACGACGCCCGCAACCACGGAACTCTCGTCAACGCCCTCCTCCATCACTTCGGCAAGCTCTCCGACGTCGGCGGCGAGCTCCGCCCTGGCATCGTCCACCGCCTCGACAAGCAGACCAGCGGCATCATACTCGTCGCCAAGGACGACAGCACCCACCGCAAGCTAAGCGAGATGTTCGCCGAGCGCCAGCTCGAAAAGACCTACCTCGCCCTCGTCCACGGCCACATCGTGCGCGAAAACACGACCATTAGCCTGCCCATCGGCCGCGACCTCATCCGCCGAACCCGCATGACCACCCGCCGCTCCGCCGAGAGCGAAGGCGTCCGCCCCGCCGTCTCCCACGTCAAGGTGCTCAAGCGTATCGCCTCACCCTACGGCCCCTTTACTTTGGTCGAAGTCAGCATCGAGACCGGCCGAACCCACCAGATCCGCGTTCATCTCCAGGCCATGGGTCATCCGGTCGTCGGCGACACCCTCTACGGCGCCCCGCACCACGTCGGCCAGCTGCCCGACACCCTCTCACTCGACCGCAACTTCCTCCACGCCGCGCACCTGGCCTTCCATCACCCCCAGACCCGCAAGGCCATGCAAATCGACTCTCCCCTACCTCCAGAACTCCAACAGTTTCTAGGGGCAATCGGCGTCAACTAAGAACTGCCACGGACGGGTGCCCCAAAACCTCACCACA encodes:
- a CDS encoding FMN-binding negative transcriptional regulator; its protein translation is MYIPKFNEETRLDVLHGLIESQPLATLVTMSASGLFATHLPMVLDRSTTPYGTLRCHISRANTQWRDLTPSIDALAIFSGTQHYITPSWYPEKAEHARVVPTWNYATVHAYGPITIIEDPAWLLAHLNALTTQHEASFSAPWKVADAPADYIASQVKGIVGIELPIRRIEGKWKVSQNKSERTRSAIERGLEDLNTPESLAMRDLVNGKRP
- a CDS encoding TlpA family protein disulfide reductase, with amino-acid sequence MNPFVSLPARLLSAILFASAAAQLLAQPATQDPAVLSALHESADFHQRGQLTSALDSARKALKLAKGSCAECQRQIVALQIEMDRPHDAAASAAAWASHAATPTEKAAAEYLQARALVLEDHEKHSDSLLQRADQALKQAAVDNPSDPATHLLEGRVLAALKRDSDAKAQFAACLTTPGATPLQCRRASAYAQNIALTTNDEAPEFTIRRADGTAVTLDSLAGEVVLIDFWATWCGPCSRDLDYVQSIAEEFQHDNFVLLGISTDENEAKWKSHVAENRMIGIQVRDGNHAVNDLFHVNGIPTYLILDGNGIIRFRTTGALKDLRTKVREVLKESAPTPSTTQSVVRTAGN
- a CDS encoding prolipoprotein diacylglyceryl transferase produces the protein MHPTLLHLGPFVLPTFGLLAAIGLMAALTLSLRTAPLAGLSPDRIWNAGLFTLLSAFVLSRLLLVLTNLHTFLSYPILLLAVPSLTPLGILLTGFAAAIYLRLNGLPLLATLDAWAPCATLVWVFLALGHFAEGSDPGMITSVPWAIPSSTGLTRLHPIALYAAVLAAILTYVLFRQLPRRRNPGDTAALALASTGIVQFLLSFLRQPALFGTPLGDILDPIQWAALGMVLAAGLILITQPRRPVSHAV
- a CDS encoding cell division protein ZapA — encoded protein: MDNTLTAPQADTQPQESQSIAVEIYDQVYHLRGTDPAYIQQLAQIVDAKMSAVSAHGNTVDSLRVAVLAALNIADELQSLRDRYESLAGSLSISQVTMRSRAGSLAGLLDEVLEDRKVG
- a CDS encoding RluA family pseudouridine synthase, with translation MPSKHMLPKGQRRRTVKPEYRATRGIEPPAPPVIPTVDFGDDAEAEDALHTFTAAPEAAGLRLDQYLAHAIPDISRSRVQLLIEHNQVRVNGTPAKPKQKLHGGEAIEIEGAPHPPPLHAFPEDIPLTILHEDKHLAIIDKPAGMMVHAGSGATDDARNHGTLVNALLHHFGKLSDVGGELRPGIVHRLDKQTSGIILVAKDDSTHRKLSEMFAERQLEKTYLALVHGHIVRENTTISLPIGRDLIRRTRMTTRRSAESEGVRPAVSHVKVLKRIASPYGPFTLVEVSIETGRTHQIRVHLQAMGHPVVGDTLYGAPHHVGQLPDTLSLDRNFLHAAHLAFHHPQTRKAMQIDSPLPPELQQFLGAIGVN